In a genomic window of Flavobacterium sp. KACC 22761:
- a CDS encoding NAD(P)-binding domain-containing protein, translating into MKIGIIGVSSVTMKLADRAAKAGHEVLISHVRNNNIIKESVMRMGNKVKLVSKERVLKAGIIILFVPLDDLKNFISDLPDMSGKILIHTNNGIIGKEFPKFALGKSSSEILILQLPEANIIKTYNIIEPSVCLQKKQNYVGDKIFYSGDNIIAKSRVKSFFKTLDFESVDFDV; encoded by the coding sequence TTGAAGATAGGAATTATAGGAGTATCCAGCGTCACAATGAAACTGGCTGATAGAGCAGCTAAAGCAGGACATGAAGTATTGATTAGCCATGTACGTAACAATAATATTATAAAAGAATCTGTAATGAGAATGGGAAATAAAGTAAAATTAGTGAGCAAAGAGCGAGTTTTGAAAGCTGGAATTATTATACTGTTTGTTCCATTAGATGATCTTAAAAACTTTATATCTGATTTGCCTGACATGTCAGGAAAAATTTTAATACACACTAATAATGGTATAATAGGCAAGGAATTTCCAAAATTTGCATTGGGAAAATCATCAAGTGAAATACTTATTTTACAGTTGCCCGAGGCCAACATAATAAAAACGTATAATATTATAGAGCCAAGTGTTTGTTTACAGAAGAAACAAAACTATGTTGGAGATAAAATATTTTATTCAGGAGATAATATAATTGCCAAAAGCAGAGTAAAATCTTTTTTTAAAACCTTAGATTTTGAGTCAGTCGATTTTGATGTATAG
- a CDS encoding glycoside hydrolase family 9 protein, with translation MKNKTLVVFVLLTVMLQIKIEAQNLKLHPKGYFSTRGLDVTVFDDIYPDGHQTGVTMIQHGERVMANGDLRLEISPGQWSPVPKEVEKKIDSGSNTISQTLCYPDESKNRIGFNPIDYPDLKLKYKVNVTPTDGNNFRITVDLENDIDIIWLKKIGFNIELFPGDLFGKSYICDGNFGIFTPSPYGPLQSQIDGQNLGTPLCKGKKITIAPESDLSRVTIQSNLEDIALWDGRINHNNGWFIVRAPISATSGKRIVDIVVSPNVIPNWTYKPVVQVSQIGYYPKQSKIAILETDPNDTETSEVILIKHDEFGKKNIKTIKPKKWGDFLRYNYYQIDFSEVNEEGMYTLSYRGNETSPFQISKKLYDRDVWQPILEYFLPVQMCHMRVNEKYRIWHNFCHLDDAQMAPTNLNHFDGYVQGPSTLTKYKSNEVVPNLNQGGWHDAGDDDLRVESQIGTVWNLALMLEEFNIESYDATSIDNDKKIVEIHQPDGKSDALQQMEHGLASILAGYRSMGRLYRGIITNNLKQYVLLGDFGGVTDNKWTVNPSAKDDDRWVFTEDNPDRELYVAGGLAASYRVLKATNPKLATECLETAKALYNTSFQKSKRAESKITALVELTLATNEPTYVNQIVSLNGEVLKNFENLGWRVGRIKHLIKDKSFLEKLNAEAQKWSAKTKNNSLTDSPFGVPYKPNIWGAGWTLQDFGVQQYYFSESWPEFANYEVYSNALNFILGVHPGNNTASFASGIGSNSVLVAYGMNRADWSYIPGGVTSGTALIRPNLPELKKWPYFWQQTEYVMGGGSTDFMFLVLAVQKHFGK, from the coding sequence ATGAAAAACAAAACTCTTGTTGTTTTTGTATTACTAACTGTAATGCTTCAAATAAAAATAGAGGCACAAAATTTAAAACTCCACCCTAAAGGTTATTTTTCTACTCGTGGTCTAGACGTCACTGTTTTTGATGATATTTATCCTGATGGCCATCAAACAGGAGTTACAATGATTCAGCATGGTGAACGCGTTATGGCAAATGGAGATTTGCGTTTAGAAATCTCGCCAGGACAATGGTCGCCTGTACCGAAAGAGGTTGAAAAAAAGATAGATTCAGGTTCTAATACCATTTCTCAGACTTTATGTTATCCTGATGAATCTAAAAACCGCATTGGTTTTAACCCAATAGATTACCCGGATTTGAAATTAAAATATAAAGTAAATGTAACGCCAACCGACGGAAATAATTTTCGAATTACGGTCGATTTAGAAAATGACATAGATATAATATGGCTGAAAAAAATTGGTTTTAATATTGAATTATTTCCAGGCGATTTGTTTGGAAAGTCTTATATCTGTGATGGAAATTTCGGCATTTTTACTCCTTCTCCTTACGGACCTCTTCAATCACAAATTGATGGACAAAACCTCGGAACTCCACTTTGTAAAGGAAAAAAAATTACAATTGCTCCCGAAAGCGATTTGTCGAGAGTAACGATTCAGTCAAATTTAGAAGATATTGCTTTATGGGATGGAAGAATCAATCATAATAACGGCTGGTTTATTGTCCGCGCGCCTATTTCTGCAACTTCTGGAAAAAGGATTGTTGATATTGTTGTTTCTCCAAATGTTATTCCGAATTGGACTTACAAACCGGTTGTTCAGGTTTCGCAAATTGGCTATTATCCAAAACAATCTAAAATCGCAATTCTGGAAACGGATCCAAATGATACAGAAACATCAGAAGTAATTTTGATCAAACATGACGAGTTTGGCAAGAAAAACATCAAAACCATAAAACCTAAAAAATGGGGCGACTTTTTAAGATACAATTATTACCAAATAGATTTTTCTGAAGTAAATGAAGAAGGAATGTACACATTGAGCTATAGAGGAAATGAAACTTCGCCTTTTCAAATAAGCAAAAAACTTTATGACCGAGATGTTTGGCAACCTATTTTGGAATATTTTTTACCGGTACAAATGTGCCACATGAGAGTGAATGAAAAATACCGAATTTGGCATAACTTCTGTCATTTAGATGATGCTCAAATGGCACCAACGAATCTGAATCATTTTGACGGATATGTCCAAGGACCTTCGACACTTACAAAATATAAATCGAACGAAGTTGTTCCGAATTTAAATCAAGGCGGATGGCATGATGCTGGAGATGATGACCTGAGAGTCGAATCTCAAATTGGAACAGTTTGGAATCTGGCACTTATGCTAGAAGAATTTAATATCGAATCTTATGATGCAACGAGTATTGATAATGATAAAAAGATAGTTGAAATTCATCAGCCTGACGGCAAATCAGATGCTTTGCAACAAATGGAACATGGACTAGCATCTATTTTAGCAGGATATCGTTCTATGGGGCGTTTGTATCGCGGAATCATTACAAACAATTTAAAACAATACGTACTCCTTGGAGATTTTGGCGGAGTGACTGACAATAAATGGACCGTAAACCCAAGCGCTAAAGATGATGATAGATGGGTTTTCACCGAAGACAATCCTGATCGGGAATTGTATGTTGCTGGCGGACTTGCCGCTTCTTACCGGGTTTTAAAAGCTACAAATCCCAAATTGGCTACTGAATGTTTGGAAACTGCAAAAGCGCTTTATAATACTTCCTTTCAAAAATCAAAAAGAGCAGAAAGCAAAATAACTGCTCTTGTTGAATTAACATTAGCAACCAATGAACCGACTTATGTCAATCAAATTGTTTCTTTAAATGGAGAGGTGTTAAAAAATTTCGAAAATTTAGGATGGAGAGTTGGGCGAATAAAACATCTCATTAAAGACAAATCATTTCTTGAAAAGTTGAATGCTGAAGCCCAGAAATGGAGCGCGAAAACCAAAAACAATTCGCTTACAGATTCTCCTTTTGGAGTTCCTTATAAACCCAATATTTGGGGAGCTGGCTGGACTTTACAGGATTTTGGTGTACAGCAATACTATTTCTCAGAATCATGGCCAGAGTTTGCAAACTATGAAGTGTACAGCAATGCTTTGAATTTTATACTTGGAGTTCATCCCGGCAATAATACAGCCTCTTTTGCATCGGGAATTGGATCTAATTCAGTATTGGTAGCTTATGGGATGAATCGTGCCGATTGGTCCTATATTCCTGGCGGAGTAACTTCGGGCACGGCACTTATTCGACCAAACTTACCTGAACTTAAAAAATGGCCCTACTTTTGGCAGCAAACAGAATATGTTATGGGTGGCGGATCAACCGATTTTATGTTTTTAGTATTGGCTGTCCAAAAACATTTTGGAAAATAA
- a CDS encoding alpha/beta hydrolase-fold protein, which yields MKRFLNIASIILSLCFQSGWSQETQIIEDFKPSSMNQAGKQFPEVNSQRRVRASISAPDANKVQLDIGGVKYDMQKDANGVWTGESNPQDEGFHYYQLNIDGASVPDPGSLYFYGAGRWGSGIEIPSRDQEFFDLKNVSHGLVSENIYFSKLTNSFRRCFIYTPAGYNENTKTRYPVLYLQHGSFEDETGWSSQGKANLILDNLIASKQAKPMIIVMDNGYAYKPQSNGLKDKKERPESIFEEVLISEVIPMIDAKFRTIANRENRAIAGLSMGANQTMRIMMNHLDTFSYYGGFSGTANYPSIDPLDASTFLDGKYKDGSALNKKIKLFWLGLGTKEPAPFPKSIGAFRTMLEKQGIKYDYYESPETAHEWLTWRRCLYQFASKLFK from the coding sequence ATGAAACGATTTTTAAATATTGCCAGTATAATTTTAAGCTTGTGTTTTCAATCTGGTTGGAGTCAGGAAACACAAATAATTGAGGATTTTAAGCCTTCATCAATGAACCAAGCCGGAAAACAATTTCCAGAGGTGAATTCGCAAAGACGTGTCCGCGCCAGTATTTCTGCGCCTGATGCAAATAAGGTACAACTCGACATTGGCGGTGTAAAATATGATATGCAAAAAGATGCCAATGGAGTTTGGACAGGAGAATCGAATCCGCAGGATGAAGGATTTCATTATTACCAGTTAAATATTGATGGCGCTTCGGTACCAGATCCGGGAAGTTTGTATTTCTATGGTGCAGGAAGATGGGGAAGCGGAATCGAAATTCCATCAAGAGATCAGGAGTTTTTCGACTTGAAAAATGTGTCTCATGGTCTTGTCAGCGAAAATATTTATTTTTCAAAACTGACAAATTCTTTTAGACGCTGTTTTATCTACACGCCGGCAGGTTACAATGAAAATACCAAAACACGTTATCCGGTACTTTATTTACAACACGGAAGTTTCGAAGATGAAACGGGCTGGTCTTCTCAAGGCAAAGCCAATTTAATTTTAGATAATTTAATTGCTTCAAAACAGGCAAAGCCAATGATTATAGTAATGGATAATGGCTACGCTTATAAGCCTCAAAGTAATGGACTGAAAGATAAGAAAGAGCGTCCGGAATCTATTTTTGAAGAAGTATTAATATCCGAAGTTATCCCAATGATTGATGCTAAGTTTCGAACGATTGCCAATCGTGAAAATAGAGCTATAGCAGGTCTTTCGATGGGAGCGAATCAAACGATGAGAATTATGATGAATCATCTCGACACTTTTTCTTATTATGGAGGCTTTAGCGGTACAGCAAATTATCCGAGTATAGATCCTCTTGATGCTTCTACTTTTTTAGATGGAAAATATAAAGACGGAAGTGCATTAAATAAAAAAATCAAACTCTTTTGGTTAGGTTTAGGTACAAAAGAACCAGCTCCTTTTCCTAAATCAATAGGAGCATTTCGAACGATGTTGGAAAAACAAGGCATTAAATATGATTACTACGAATCTCCAGAAACTGCGCATGAATGGCTTACATGGAGGAGATGTTTATATCAGTTCGCTTCTAAGCTGTTTAAATAA
- a CDS encoding glycoside hydrolase family 9 protein: MSKLNSISTVLLNFQNKKWKEVFLFLCLFSWSTISFSQKLKINEKEYFETRGLNVLVFSNEYNGMFFDEKTAGIEFIHHGVRTVTGGAIRLQNTPEQWDLIPKMTSRKVDKVNNTIEVTLRYEEFDFDSKIIVTSKGNGFLINVFLDKPVPKQLEGRAGFNMEFLPTSYFESNYVVDGKAGTFPRYPSGNTEIKPLSQKIPQFAGHTTFDDRGKKEFISTLPLDSGKNFIFAPENLERTVKIQSKDQDVMLFDGRNLGQNGWFIARSMLPSNKTGKVLTWYVEPNAIPNWTREPVIGFSQVGYMPGQNKVAVIELDQNDKALATASIYKLNDDGKFVEKLKGDVKVWGNYLRYTYAQFDFSSIKEKGLYYIQYGNQKTNTFQIEDNVYSNVWHPTMDVWFPVQMDHMEVNEAYRVWHGKPFLDDCLQAPLNHEHFDGYKQGPTTETKYKPLERIPGMSVGGWFDAGDFDIQTFSHVSVINSFVESWEEFKVKRDETYIDQKTQFVDIHRPDGQPDLLQQIEHGVLNLVAQVENIGHPVRGIVVPNLHQYHHLGDASTETDNLPYNASLKPYESNGVSSGTMDDRWAFTNRSSFLDYRTAGALASASRALKGYNDELSAKCLSLALKLTNEATEIEKKAKPDNSPIARWGKGSDMIAILQLYLSTKDQNYKKGFLDRIWKLLDENLEFNINSALLAVPAMDDNYKVKLRSYVIKYKEKTNKENADNPYGVPLVKRGWGGTSQVINWASTNYYIHKFYPDVIDKEAVYQGLNYIFGCHPYSNLSFVNAVGNKSKKVAYGNNRADFTTIAGGVVPGLIFLKPDYLENKDDWPFFWGENECIIDGGAWYVFLANAVNELANEK, from the coding sequence ATGTCTAAACTTAATAGCATTTCAACAGTTCTTTTGAACTTTCAGAATAAAAAATGGAAAGAAGTATTCCTATTTCTTTGTTTGTTTAGTTGGTCAACTATTTCATTTTCCCAAAAATTGAAAATAAACGAAAAGGAATATTTTGAAACCAGAGGATTAAATGTTTTGGTTTTTAGTAATGAATATAACGGAATGTTCTTTGACGAAAAAACGGCCGGTATAGAGTTTATTCATCATGGTGTAAGAACCGTAACTGGTGGAGCTATCAGACTTCAAAACACGCCAGAACAATGGGATTTAATTCCGAAAATGACAAGCCGAAAAGTAGATAAAGTAAACAATACCATTGAAGTTACACTTCGATATGAAGAATTTGATTTTGATTCCAAAATAATAGTAACATCAAAAGGAAACGGATTCTTGATCAATGTTTTTCTAGATAAGCCAGTTCCGAAGCAATTGGAAGGAAGAGCAGGATTTAATATGGAATTTTTGCCAACATCTTATTTCGAAAGTAATTATGTTGTTGATGGAAAGGCAGGAACGTTTCCGCGATATCCTTCTGGAAATACTGAAATAAAGCCTTTATCTCAAAAAATACCACAGTTTGCCGGACATACTACATTTGACGATCGCGGAAAAAAGGAATTTATATCCACTCTTCCTTTAGATTCAGGGAAGAATTTCATCTTTGCGCCCGAAAATCTAGAGCGCACCGTAAAAATCCAGTCGAAAGATCAAGATGTAATGCTTTTTGATGGAAGAAATCTTGGCCAAAATGGCTGGTTTATTGCGCGAAGCATGCTTCCTTCAAATAAAACAGGAAAAGTGCTGACATGGTATGTAGAACCTAACGCAATTCCTAACTGGACAAGAGAACCCGTAATTGGATTTTCGCAAGTTGGATACATGCCTGGACAAAATAAAGTGGCGGTAATTGAACTTGATCAAAATGATAAAGCATTAGCTACAGCATCAATCTATAAACTTAATGATGATGGAAAATTTGTAGAAAAACTGAAAGGCGATGTCAAAGTTTGGGGAAATTATTTACGATATACTTATGCTCAGTTTGATTTTAGTTCTATTAAGGAAAAAGGACTTTATTACATTCAATATGGCAATCAAAAAACAAACACTTTTCAAATAGAGGACAATGTTTATTCAAATGTATGGCATCCTACAATGGATGTCTGGTTTCCGGTGCAAATGGATCATATGGAAGTGAATGAGGCTTACAGAGTTTGGCACGGAAAACCATTTTTAGATGATTGTCTTCAGGCACCATTAAATCACGAGCATTTTGACGGCTATAAACAAGGTCCTACTACAGAAACAAAATATAAACCTTTAGAACGTATTCCGGGAATGTCTGTTGGAGGCTGGTTTGACGCTGGGGATTTTGATATACAAACTTTTTCTCATGTCAGCGTAATCAACAGTTTTGTAGAATCTTGGGAAGAATTTAAAGTAAAAAGAGATGAAACTTATATTGACCAAAAAACGCAGTTTGTAGACATTCACCGTCCAGATGGCCAACCCGATTTATTACAACAAATTGAGCACGGTGTTTTAAATCTTGTAGCACAGGTTGAAAATATTGGCCATCCGGTAAGAGGAATTGTTGTACCTAATTTGCATCAGTATCATCATTTGGGAGACGCTTCTACAGAAACGGATAATTTGCCTTATAATGCTTCTCTTAAACCGTATGAATCTAATGGAGTTTCGAGTGGTACGATGGATGATAGATGGGCATTTACCAATCGCTCTTCGTTTTTGGATTACAGAACAGCGGGTGCATTAGCTTCGGCAAGCAGAGCTTTAAAAGGCTACAATGATGAACTTTCGGCTAAATGTTTATCTCTTGCACTGAAATTGACAAACGAAGCAACTGAAATAGAAAAAAAGGCAAAACCAGATAATAGTCCAATAGCAAGATGGGGCAAAGGAAGCGACATGATCGCAATATTACAGCTTTATTTAAGCACAAAAGACCAGAATTATAAAAAAGGGTTTCTAGATAGAATTTGGAAATTATTGGATGAAAATTTAGAATTCAATATTAATTCTGCGCTCTTGGCTGTGCCTGCTATGGATGATAACTACAAGGTAAAATTACGAAGCTATGTTATCAAGTATAAAGAAAAAACAAATAAAGAGAATGCTGATAATCCTTATGGAGTTCCGCTGGTTAAGAGAGGCTGGGGTGGCACTTCTCAGGTTATTAATTGGGCAAGCACAAACTATTACATTCATAAATTCTATCCTGATGTTATAGATAAAGAAGCTGTTTATCAAGGATTGAACTATATTTTTGGATGTCATCCTTATTCTAATTTATCTTTTGTAAACGCTGTTGGAAACAAATCCAAAAAAGTAGCTTACGGAAACAACCGTGCCGATTTTACTACGATTGCCGGCGGAGTAGTTCCCGGACTTATTTTTCTTAAACCTGATTATTTAGAAAATAAAGATGACTGGCCGTTTTTTTGGGGTGAAAATGAATGTATTATCGATGGCGGTGCCTGGTACGTTTTTCTTGCAAATGCTGTAAATGAGTTGGCAAATGAAAAATAG
- a CDS encoding alpha/beta hydrolase-fold protein, with amino-acid sequence MKQYTIVMLWAFILSASTGFSQASQTSIIEDFKPSTVNQPGQEYPKVNSQGYARFQILAPEAKSVVVSLGLGGAKGGTALVKEEDGYWRGTTAGAMDEGFHYYHVTIDGGIFNDPGALNFYGSTRWESGIEIPAHDQDFYALKSVPHGNVQQILFPSKSTNTSRRAFVYTPPGYHKDKTKQYPVLYLQHGWGEDETAWSNQGRVNLIMDNLIAEGKIKPFLIVMTYGMTNEIKFGGLASFKIEPFQTVLVDELIPYIDSNFRTLANQANRAMAGLSMGGMETHTITLNKPEVFSHYALLSGGIYKPEEIKDKSKVKLVFVSCGSKERPEAVETSIKAMKDAGYNAVSYISENTAHEFLTWRRSFKELAPLLFK; translated from the coding sequence ATGAAACAGTATACAATTGTGATGTTATGGGCATTTATTTTGTCAGCCAGTACTGGTTTTTCACAAGCAAGTCAGACTTCAATTATCGAAGATTTTAAGCCTTCCACGGTTAACCAGCCAGGGCAGGAATATCCTAAAGTTAATTCTCAGGGTTACGCGCGATTTCAAATTTTAGCTCCCGAAGCTAAGTCGGTTGTGGTAAGTCTTGGTTTAGGCGGAGCAAAAGGAGGAACTGCACTCGTTAAAGAGGAAGATGGCTACTGGAGAGGAACTACTGCAGGAGCAATGGATGAAGGATTTCATTATTATCATGTTACGATTGATGGCGGAATTTTTAACGATCCGGGAGCGCTCAACTTTTACGGTTCTACCAGATGGGAAAGTGGGATTGAAATACCAGCTCATGATCAGGATTTTTATGCATTGAAAAGTGTGCCACACGGAAATGTGCAGCAAATTCTTTTTCCTTCTAAAAGTACCAACACTTCACGCAGAGCATTTGTGTATACACCACCAGGTTATCATAAAGATAAAACGAAGCAATATCCGGTTTTGTATTTACAGCATGGTTGGGGAGAAGATGAAACGGCATGGAGCAATCAGGGACGTGTCAATTTAATAATGGATAACTTGATTGCAGAAGGAAAAATAAAACCATTTCTTATTGTAATGACTTACGGAATGACAAATGAAATCAAATTTGGAGGTCTGGCAAGTTTCAAGATTGAACCATTTCAAACTGTTCTTGTTGACGAATTAATTCCGTATATCGACTCAAATTTCCGTACGCTTGCTAATCAAGCCAATCGTGCCATGGCTGGTTTGTCGATGGGAGGGATGGAGACGCACACCATCACGCTTAATAAACCAGAAGTTTTCTCTCATTATGCTCTTCTTAGTGGCGGGATTTATAAACCTGAAGAAATTAAGGATAAATCTAAAGTAAAACTTGTCTTTGTAAGTTGTGGAAGCAAAGAAAGACCTGAAGCAGTAGAAACTTCAATAAAAGCAATGAAAGATGCCGGATATAATGCGGTTTCTTATATCTCTGAAAATACAGCTCACGAATTTTTGACTTGGCGTCGCAGTTTCAAAGAGCTAGCGCCTCTTTTATTTAAGTAG
- a CDS encoding glycosyl hydrolase family 8, whose translation MILNKNFTGESLVKLHYLVLVLGLILPVLVISQNKKKAEKSELKTPQYRNLFKEAGYSQSDIDKKLAKAYYDVFEGPNKVYFEEGDSLGYVSDVKNKDARTEGMSYGMMVAVQLNKKEVFDRIWRWSVKYMQHQEGAREGYFAWSVNPETKKQNSAGSASDGELYFVTSLLFASNKWGNTTGIDYYKEARKILDNMWKKDGTGNIHNIINTEHKQISFVPEGGGYNWTDPSYHVPAFYEIWALYAKDGHEQFYKECAAVSREFLHKATHPVTGLNSDYAEFTGEPHPTPWMPPGFRYDSWRVPMNIAMDYTWYGKDKKWQEEYASKFQNFLRSKGLETFEDQFNLDGSKPDFILQAGPVKKLRHSIGLVATSATASLVNKDKKSIDFVHALWNAKLEPYEDGYFDPYYDGLMYLFSLMHLSGNYKIITPSVN comes from the coding sequence ATGATATTAAATAAAAATTTTACAGGCGAATCCCTCGTAAAACTCCACTATTTAGTGTTGGTTTTGGGATTGATTTTACCGGTTTTGGTTATAAGTCAGAATAAAAAGAAAGCAGAAAAATCAGAATTGAAAACACCTCAATACCGCAATCTTTTTAAAGAGGCAGGATACAGTCAAAGTGATATTGATAAAAAATTAGCAAAAGCCTATTATGATGTTTTTGAAGGACCAAACAAAGTTTATTTTGAAGAAGGTGATTCTTTAGGATATGTATCGGATGTTAAAAACAAAGATGCGCGTACCGAGGGAATGTCGTACGGAATGATGGTTGCGGTTCAGCTTAATAAAAAAGAGGTTTTTGACCGAATTTGGAGATGGTCTGTAAAATACATGCAACATCAAGAGGGGGCAAGAGAAGGCTATTTTGCATGGAGTGTAAATCCTGAAACCAAAAAACAAAATTCGGCTGGATCAGCTTCAGATGGTGAATTGTATTTTGTAACAAGTTTGCTTTTTGCTTCTAACAAATGGGGCAATACTACAGGAATAGATTATTACAAAGAAGCTAGAAAAATATTGGATAATATGTGGAAAAAAGATGGCACTGGCAACATTCACAATATTATCAATACCGAACATAAACAAATTTCATTCGTGCCCGAAGGTGGCGGTTACAATTGGACAGACCCTTCTTATCATGTTCCGGCTTTTTACGAAATATGGGCATTGTATGCGAAAGACGGTCACGAGCAGTTTTATAAAGAATGCGCTGCTGTTTCTCGTGAATTTTTGCATAAAGCAACGCATCCGGTAACAGGATTAAACTCTGATTATGCCGAATTTACAGGCGAACCTCATCCTACACCTTGGATGCCACCCGGATTTAGATATGATTCCTGGCGCGTTCCTATGAATATTGCAATGGATTATACTTGGTACGGAAAAGATAAAAAATGGCAGGAAGAATATGCTTCTAAATTTCAAAATTTCCTTAGATCAAAAGGATTAGAAACATTTGAAGATCAATTCAATCTGGATGGCTCTAAACCTGATTTTATTCTGCAAGCTGGACCGGTCAAAAAACTCAGACACTCCATCGGATTGGTAGCAACTTCGGCTACAGCATCATTAGTAAATAAAGATAAAAAAAGTATCGATTTTGTTCATGCACTTTGGAATGCCAAACTCGAACCTTATGAAGATGGCTATTTTGATCCGTATTATGATGGATTGATGTACCTCTTTAGTTTAATGCATCTAAGCGGAAATTATAAAATTATAACTCCATCAGTTAATTAA
- a CDS encoding glycoside hydrolase 43 family protein, with protein MKKRISLIFTFFILIVQMAASAQGKKAQNPIIFSDVPDLSIIRVDKNYYMSSTTMHMSPGLPIMKSTDLVNWTLINYAYDTLADMPELNLTDEKSTYGRGSWASSLRFHNGNYYVTTFAQTTGETYIFKTKDIEKGNWQRVSFKPAYHDHSLFFDDDGKAYLVYGSSQIKLVELNDDLTGIKKGVPEKIIIENASLPAGNNIMLGAEGSQLFKIKGKYYLFNICWPKDGMRTVVIHKADHITGPWEGKVGLQDLGVAQGGLIDTPDGRWFSYLFRDFGAVGRIPYLVPVKWENDWPILGENNKVPETLDLPASKGLIPNLVASDEFNRTKGQETLPLVWQWNHNPDNSLWTLKERKGFLRLKTGRIDYDFLSARNTLTQRTIGPTSKASVLLDISKMKEGDFAGLSALQKEYGLVGIKAENGQKFIVMKNTISDKAVEVKQIPLSQNQVYLKIECDFTNKKDEADFFYSLDGKVWNPIGETLKMKYTLPHFMGYRFGLFNYATKNIGGYVDFDWFRINY; from the coding sequence ATGAAAAAGAGAATTAGCTTGATTTTTACCTTCTTCATTTTGATTGTTCAGATGGCTGCTTCAGCACAAGGAAAAAAAGCTCAAAATCCGATAATTTTTTCTGATGTGCCCGATCTTTCTATTATCAGAGTGGATAAAAATTATTACATGAGCAGTACTACCATGCACATGAGTCCGGGTTTGCCCATTATGAAATCTACTGATTTGGTTAATTGGACACTAATTAATTATGCCTATGATACTTTGGCAGATATGCCTGAATTAAATTTAACCGATGAGAAAAGTACGTACGGCAGAGGTTCGTGGGCAAGTAGTTTGCGTTTTCACAACGGGAATTATTATGTTACAACTTTTGCGCAAACAACTGGTGAGACGTATATTTTTAAAACAAAAGATATCGAAAAAGGAAATTGGCAAAGGGTTTCTTTTAAACCAGCTTATCATGATCATTCCTTGTTTTTTGATGATGATGGAAAGGCTTATTTAGTTTATGGCTCGAGCCAAATCAAATTAGTAGAATTGAATGATGATTTGACTGGAATCAAAAAAGGCGTTCCTGAAAAAATTATTATAGAAAACGCTAGTCTGCCTGCTGGAAATAACATTATGCTTGGCGCTGAAGGCTCACAATTATTCAAAATTAAGGGCAAATATTATTTGTTTAATATCTGCTGGCCAAAAGACGGAATGCGAACAGTGGTTATTCATAAAGCGGATCATATTACTGGTCCTTGGGAAGGAAAAGTTGGTCTGCAGGATTTAGGTGTTGCACAAGGCGGACTTATCGATACTCCCGATGGACGCTGGTTTTCCTATCTTTTTCGCGATTTTGGCGCCGTTGGCAGAATTCCATATTTAGTTCCCGTAAAGTGGGAAAACGACTGGCCAATTTTGGGAGAAAACAATAAAGTTCCAGAAACTTTAGACTTGCCTGCAAGTAAAGGCTTAATTCCGAATTTGGTCGCTTCTGATGAATTCAATCGAACAAAAGGACAAGAAACATTACCCTTAGTTTGGCAATGGAATCATAATCCGGATAATTCACTTTGGACTTTGAAAGAAAGAAAAGGATTTCTACGCCTTAAAACAGGAAGAATTGACTATGATTTTCTTTCCGCAAGAAATACCTTAACGCAGCGAACTATTGGACCAACGAGCAAAGCTTCTGTTTTATTGGATATTTCTAAAATGAAAGAAGGAGATTTCGCCGGCTTGAGCGCTTTGCAAAAAGAGTACGGATTGGTTGGAATAAAAGCTGAAAACGGACAAAAATTCATTGTAATGAAAAATACTATTTCAGATAAAGCTGTTGAAGTAAAGCAAATTCCACTCAGCCAAAATCAGGTTTATTTAAAGATTGAATGCGATTTTACCAATAAAAAAGATGAAGCAGACTTCTTCTATAGCTTAGATGGAAAAGTTTGGAATCCTATTGGTGAAACTTTAAAAATGAAATATACACTTCCTCACTTTATGGGGTATCGTTTTGGGCTGTTCAATTATGCGACAAAAAATATCGGTGGATATGTAGATTTTGACTGGTTTCGAATTAATTATTAA